In one window of Oscillospiraceae bacterium DNA:
- a CDS encoding MBL fold metallo-hydrolase, giving the protein MKILTFILGSVRTNAFICVDPETSKCVVIDPGCDGEGIYRKIAERNLTLEYILLTHGHFDHIMACKVLKEKTGAKIAIHAYDNEMLVDPMLSYAMQFAGSNFTCGNADIFLNDGDTINCGNMSFKVIHTPGHTKGSCTFVAEESMFTGDTLFAGDVGRTDLHGGSEKILSNSLKKLFSLEGDYRIYPGHGNFSRLSKEREFFNF; this is encoded by the coding sequence ATGAAGATACTGACTTTTATTCTGGGATCGGTCCGTACAAACGCTTTCATATGTGTTGACCCCGAGACCTCAAAATGTGTTGTTATTGACCCGGGCTGTGATGGTGAAGGAATTTACCGCAAAATTGCCGAAAGAAATCTGACACTTGAATATATTCTGCTTACTCACGGGCATTTTGACCACATTATGGCATGTAAAGTGCTGAAGGAAAAGACAGGTGCCAAAATCGCAATTCATGCTTACGACAATGAAATGCTTGTCGACCCCATGTTAAGCTACGCAATGCAGTTTGCAGGAAGCAATTTTACATGCGGAAACGCGGATATTTTTCTGAATGACGGTGATACAATCAACTGCGGTAACATGAGTTTTAAAGTCATTCACACTCCCGGGCACACAAAAGGCTCTTGTACCTTTGTTGCAGAAGAAAGTATGTTTACAGGTGATACTCTTTTTGCCGGCGATGTAGGTCGCACCGATTTACACGGCGGTAGCGAAAAGATACTCAGTAATTCGCTGAAAAAGCTGTTTTCGCTGGAAGGTGATTACAGGATTTATCCCGGTCACGGCAACTTTTCACGACTTTCGAAGGAAAGAGAATTTTTTAATTTTTGA